In Planctomycetota bacterium, the DNA window ATCATTTCGTAGAAGGACTTTTCCCATTTGCGCACATCCGCCTTCTCGGAGAACGATTTTTCTATGGAGGCGATGTTCAGCGCCACCCGTTCGAGCATCCCCTTGGGCGTTTCCACGCTCTTGCCATTGGCATCTTTCCTGAGATAGCGCTTTTCCAGGATGAGCAGGGCGTTAGACGTGAACTCCGGCTCAATCAGGTTCTCTAACGGCTTGGTTTCAGGGGTTTTGAGGTCGCTGAGATTGAATATTTCGGTTTCGTGCCCGATGCTGGATTGTTTGGTCTTTGCCATAAACCCACCCGTTACCCTTCTGCAAACGGATTAACAGATTCCACTGAAGACAGCACGATGCAAAAAACTGTTTTGACGACAGTTGAATCGGTTAAAGCCGTTTACTGAACAAATTACTAATTATTGATTAAGGTTTATATACAACTTATTGTATCGAGGCGTATTCTAATACTATAAATTGTAATGTCAAGAGAAATTTTAGATTTTATGAAAATTATTTTGGCGGAATGCCGGTAGGCGAGAAATTTTCTTTCCGGACGGGTTCTTTTAAGGATTGCTCAGCGCTATTTTTAGTGCAATCGCAGGCGTTTGGCCCGGAATTTTCACCGGTTTCAGGCGGCGAGACCGTTTCTATCTTCGGAGAAATAAATTTTACCAGATTATAGTGAAGCGCCAGATAAAGTCCGCCGCCGGTTAGTACCACATCGACAAACCGGTAGACCAGCAAGTACGACGCTGCATCTGCCGCATTAATTCCCACGATGGCAAAGATGCCCATCTGTCCGCCTTCAAACACCCCGATGCAGGCCGGGGTGATGTGGAACACCAGGAGTATCTGGGAAAAGGTGAATATCACGGCTATTTCGGTCAGCGAGAAGATATTTTGGTGATAAAGAAAGTAGAAAAATATCACCGGCCTGAGGATGGCCGCGATAATGGACGAAAAGTTGAACAGAAAAGCAATCAGGCTCGCCTTCCAGTCATGTTTGAAGGCCATGAAGATAAGTTCCTCGGTATTGATTATCTTTGGGATGATTTTTTCTATCTTTTTAGTTAGGATTCCTCTTCTGGCAATCCAGGCGGCGATGTGGGAGAAGATTGGGCTGTTCCGGATAATGCTTCTCAGCGCCATCAGGACGATGATTCCCAGAAAGATATCCACGGCCAAGAGCATGGTCCACATCCATTTGGCCAGCTGTAGTTCTTTCGCCTCCAGGATCATCACCAGCGTGCCGGCGTAGATGAACAGAATCAAACTGGCTAATTCCTGGAACTTGGAAAATATCGCCGTAGAAAAAACCTTAGTTTTGGAGATGTCGTAAGCGGTTCCGATATAATGGGCCTTAACCGGCTCGCCGCCCAGATACATGGAAGGCGTGATAAAGCCGATGGCATTGCCGATTAGCTGCCCGATGGTTGCATGCAGGAATTTTATTTTTATATTATGTGAGCGCAGAATCAAATACCAGCCGATGACGGTAACCACCAAGCCGGCGATTGACACGCCCATAAACAAGGAGACCCCGACGAATCCTATTTTCCGGAAATTATCAACCACCTTGTCAAAATCTACCAGGGAAAAGATTATGATAATGGCGGCAATCGCCAGGATAATCAGTAGCGTGTATAATAAACCATGTTTCATTCTGTTTCTTTACTTCTGTGGAAAAGTATAGAGACAATAGAGAAAACAACAATGACAGTAACAATAATAATTTCCTGATAATCAATCAGGCCCGGAACGATATCAGAAGGCAACCTGATATACCCTGATTTTTTGGCCAGGAATGAAAATATGCCGTTCGGAAATCTTCGGAGCAGGAAATACAGGACCAACGGATAAATCAGGAGGCGCAGGACGCGGGTAATTTCATTGCCTGATGAGACAAGCACGGCCCAGGAAAATCTCTTGCCAACCGAAGGGTAGCGCTTGAAGATGAGCGGTATAAACCTCGGCACCTTCTGGATATATACCGGATAATCGTTGGGGAAGAGTTCTGTTAGGTGCGTCTCCTCTTTTTTCATCCGGCGGTAATAAATGAAATAAGCGAGGACAATGTAGGCGGCAAATATTATCGGGTTGGCGCCGACCGAGCAGATACCCATGTCTATCAGGAGGTTAGCCAGATAAAACGGATGGCGGATAAAGCGGTAAGGGCCCCAGACGGTCAGCTGGCTATTGCGGACCAGGCAGCCGATTGCCCAGATGTGGAGCAGCATTCCTATAAAGATAAAACTGAAGCCGATAAGAAGAGAAGTAAAATTAGCCGTTCCGAATAAGAGAACCAGGAGTATGGTGAACCTTCTTAACCAAGCGCGTCCTTTTAGCTTCATATAGGAAAGCATTATATATTTCCACGGGGCCAAGCCAAGAAAACGGCGATAAATATTTTGTTACCGGGCATTGAATATGTTTAGGATATCCTCGGGCTGGGTATTCTTGGTTACGGAAACCCCGATTATTTTTGCTCCCGCGGAATGATAATATTCAAGGAGTCCCACAGTCCGCTGATTGAACAAGGCGATTTTATTTTGGACC includes these proteins:
- a CDS encoding flippase-like domain-containing protein, with the protein product MKHGLLYTLLIILAIAAIIIIFSLVDFDKVVDNFRKIGFVGVSLFMGVSIAGLVVTVIGWYLILRSHNIKIKFLHATIGQLIGNAIGFITPSMYLGGEPVKAHYIGTAYDISKTKVFSTAIFSKFQELASLILFIYAGTLVMILEAKELQLAKWMWTMLLAVDIFLGIIVLMALRSIIRNSPIFSHIAAWIARRGILTKKIEKIIPKIINTEELIFMAFKHDWKASLIAFLFNFSSIIAAILRPVIFFYFLYHQNIFSLTEIAVIFTFSQILLVFHITPACIGVFEGGQMGIFAIVGINAADAASYLLVYRFVDVVLTGGGLYLALHYNLVKFISPKIETVSPPETGENSGPNACDCTKNSAEQSLKEPVRKENFSPTGIPPK
- a CDS encoding isoprenylcysteine carboxylmethyltransferase family protein, with protein sequence MKLKGRAWLRRFTILLVLLFGTANFTSLLIGFSFIFIGMLLHIWAIGCLVRNSQLTVWGPYRFIRHPFYLANLLIDMGICSVGANPIIFAAYIVLAYFIYYRRMKKEETHLTELFPNDYPVYIQKVPRFIPLIFKRYPSVGKRFSWAVLVSSGNEITRVLRLLIYPLVLYFLLRRFPNGIFSFLAKKSGYIRLPSDIVPGLIDYQEIIIVTVIVVFSIVSILFHRSKETE